In Mercenaria mercenaria strain notata unplaced genomic scaffold, MADL_Memer_1 contig_3854, whole genome shotgun sequence, one DNA window encodes the following:
- the LOC123548276 gene encoding carbohydrate sulfotransferase 12-like, giving the protein MVLLYCLQSGKYSTTKHDVRETQAYRGKLQELRKVNIHKYCRSAVVPKPSATGSVTLVQNSKFNVSYFGIPKIASTFIKQMFFVLKYGPTYAKENFSIPRNEVHKHFKGQRKDFVFNNTLDETVTIVPVRNPYSRLFSVFIDKVFLPNSIKLVSHILASKQNNITYNSANYTLTNREDYNGLSVTFLDFLNYVIDPHQKKKVLINHYGPCFPRLKYLICNSNHYIVAKQETFEKDIKYVLQLAGVNQTEHETCNIIIKSLHESRVEDSIPGIIKVTFAHAERDAKLWTGNIVAERLWHSFQIQGYIDEQYPYPKTYFNFELTYSNVSFVLNVFLNVMKRNKLSRARSWKQRQEALLSAYKGLPKDVIQKVNDMYNSDFKAFGYSKTLF; this is encoded by the exons ATGGTCCTGCTGTATTGTCTTCAGAGTG GGAAATACAGTACAACAAAGCACGATGTCAGAGAAACACAAGCATACAGAGGCAAATTACAGGAGTTGAGGAAAGTTAACATACACAAATACTGTAGATCAGCTGTTGTCCCGAAACCATCAGCAACCGGGTCCGTAACATTGGTTCAAAATTCCAAATTTAACGTCAGTTATTTTGGTATTCCCAAAATAGCATCTACTTtcattaaacaaatgtttttcgtTTTAAAATATGGTCCAACTTATGCAAAAGAAAACTTTAGCATACCTCGTAATGAGGTACATAAACATTTCAAAGGACAAAGGAAAGACTTTGTATTTAATAATACTTTAGACGAAACGGTTACTATTGTCCCGGTACGAAATCCCTACTCCAGATTATTTTCGGTATTTATTGATAAAGTGTTTTTGCCAAACTCTATTAAACTGGTTTCACATATACTTGCGAGCAAGCAAAATAACATCACATACAATTCTGCGAACTATACGCTTACTAATCGGGAAGATTACAACGGCCTCTCGGTCACTTTTCTTGACTTCCTAAATTATGTTATAGACCCCCACCAAAAGAAAAAGGTTTTAATTAACCATTATGGACCATGCTTTCCGAGactgaaatatttgatatgtaattcTAATCATTATATTGTAGCAAAACAGGAAACATTTGAAAAAGACATAAAATACGTTTTGCAATTGGCGGGTGTAAATCAAACAGAACATGAAACATGCAATATTATAATAAAGTCACTTCATGAGTCTCGTGTTGAAGATAGCATCCCAGGAATAATCAAAGTTACGTTTGCCCATGCTGAAAGAGATGCTAAATTGTGGACTGGGAATATTGTAGCTGAAAGGCTATGGCATTCATTTCAAATCCAGGGATATATTGATGAACAATATCCCTATCCCAAAACGTATTTCAATTTTGAATTGACATACTCGAATGTAAGTTTCGTTTTAAACGTTTTCCTAAATGTAATGAAAAGAAACAAGTTGTCTCGGGCAAGAAGTTGGAAACAACGACAGGAAGCACTACTGAGTGCTTATAAAGGGTTACCTAAAGATGTTATACAGAAAGTAAACGATATGTATAATAGTGATTTTAAAGCTTTCGGGTAcagtaaaacattattttaa